One part of the Flavobacterium johnsoniae UW101 genome encodes these proteins:
- a CDS encoding helix-turn-helix domain-containing protein, with protein sequence MTLDNWPKHIQKYLFLLKDGFFQFPYLFNSPQIMLDSMLKLPITRHFPEKRLITFNTSLCKAKMYYREMDQGFWLLTFYLNMKENIMALSGYDDKHSSEYYLLTFSIFEYKFPLKDGSALNLLSTCWTISKPNTEISSYFYKQANGKFFSIAINKDWAKKNLTSKKFKQRKTILNFLNGKRGSYTWLDISQKAHEVGAELSDLLEKENNFEADNIAIKKKSMKLVTEFFDNCFIDTRIEDNISLTNLDYLNVSRAEKIILQNLHLPFIGIEYIAKEVNMSTTKLKANFKAVFGFSMLQYHKEKNMMLAEQLVKKSDFSIQEIAVVAGYDSAGRFASSFKKRFGKLPSEARFQVI encoded by the coding sequence ATGACTTTAGATAATTGGCCTAAACATATTCAGAAATATCTTTTTTTATTAAAAGACGGTTTCTTTCAATTTCCTTATTTGTTCAATTCTCCGCAAATAATGTTAGATAGTATGTTGAAACTGCCTATTACAAGGCATTTTCCTGAAAAACGTCTTATTACTTTTAATACGTCATTGTGTAAAGCAAAAATGTATTACAGAGAAATGGATCAAGGTTTTTGGCTTTTGACATTTTATTTAAATATGAAGGAAAACATTATGGCGCTTTCGGGCTATGATGATAAGCACAGCAGTGAATATTACCTTTTAACTTTTTCGATTTTTGAATATAAATTTCCTTTGAAGGACGGCAGCGCTTTAAATCTTCTAAGTACTTGCTGGACAATCAGCAAACCTAATACAGAGATTTCCAGTTATTTTTATAAACAAGCCAATGGAAAATTCTTCAGCATTGCCATTAATAAAGATTGGGCTAAAAAGAATTTAACTTCTAAAAAATTCAAACAAAGAAAAACGATTTTAAATTTCCTGAATGGAAAAAGAGGATCTTATACCTGGCTGGACATTTCGCAGAAGGCGCATGAAGTTGGCGCTGAGTTATCTGATTTATTGGAAAAAGAAAACAATTTTGAAGCAGATAACATTGCGATCAAAAAGAAGTCAATGAAATTAGTAACAGAGTTTTTTGATAATTGTTTTATTGATACTCGTATTGAAGATAATATTTCTTTAACCAATCTGGATTATCTGAACGTATCGAGAGCAGAGAAGATTATCCTGCAAAATCTTCATCTTCCTTTTATTGGAATAGAGTATATAGCCAAAGAAGTTAACATGTCGACTACCAAATTAAAAGCAAATTTTAAAGCTGTTTTTGGATTTTCGATGCTGCAATACCATAAAGAAAAAAACATGATGCTTGCAGAACAGCTGGTTAAAAAATCAGATTTCAGTATTCAGGAAATTGCTGTTGTTGCAGGTTATGATTCGGCAGGAAGATTCGCTTCTAGTTTTAAGAAAAGATTTGGCAAACTGCCGTCAGAAGCTCGTTTTCAGGTGATTTGA
- a CDS encoding Crp/Fnr family transcriptional regulator — protein sequence MISLIILNNFEIPMQLKFREHIEKIVPLTDEEFSFVSQHFSVKKFKKHQFLIQKGDKSVYSFFIVSGLLKLVYTDDSEKEHIVSFAMEDWWESDYYAFFTQTEATMSLECLEDTEVLCFSFEDYKNLCSGLQKMERFFLEKATFGFLSSQRRIISSMAFSSKERYEQFLKQYPSLIQRIPKSLIASYLGVSRETLSRLSS from the coding sequence ATGATTTCATTGATAATTTTAAATAACTTTGAAATTCCTATGCAGTTAAAATTCCGCGAACATATTGAAAAAATTGTACCCCTGACAGATGAAGAATTTTCATTTGTAAGTCAGCACTTTTCAGTAAAAAAATTCAAAAAACATCAGTTTTTAATTCAAAAAGGAGATAAATCCGTTTATTCCTTTTTTATAGTTTCAGGTCTTTTAAAATTGGTTTACACCGATGATTCCGAAAAAGAACATATTGTTTCCTTTGCCATGGAAGACTGGTGGGAAAGCGATTATTATGCTTTCTTTACCCAGACCGAAGCAACAATGTCGTTAGAATGTCTGGAAGATACCGAAGTACTTTGTTTTTCATTTGAAGATTATAAAAACTTATGCAGCGGTCTGCAGAAAATGGAACGCTTTTTTCTGGAAAAAGCCACTTTTGGATTCCTTAGTTCGCAGCGCCGTATTATTTCCTCAATGGCTTTCAGTTCAAAAGAGCGTTACGAGCAGTTTCTTAAACAATATCCTTCACTAATCCAGCGAATTCCGAAAAGTTTAATTGCTTCTTATTTAGGTGTTTCTAGAGAAACTCTAAGCAGATTATCTTCTTGA
- a CDS encoding RidA family protein encodes MEKRIINPWEWQNERSYVQAVEVKNPQGTLYVSGQTAISADGISSNEDMESQLKLAIKNLEQVITEAGYECSGIVRLNIYTTATHELWPHFSIIQDWAAKHNIKQATTLMEVKSLFETLKVELEATVVK; translated from the coding sequence ATGGAAAAAAGAATCATAAATCCGTGGGAATGGCAAAACGAACGCAGTTATGTACAAGCCGTAGAAGTTAAAAATCCGCAGGGAACATTATACGTTTCCGGACAAACCGCCATAAGTGCAGACGGAATTTCGAGTAATGAAGATATGGAATCACAGTTAAAACTTGCCATAAAAAACCTCGAACAAGTAATAACAGAAGCCGGTTATGAATGCAGCGGTATTGTGAGATTGAATATTTACACTACAGCAACTCATGAACTGTGGCCTCATTTTTCTATTATTCAGGATTGGGCAGCGAAGCATAATATTAAACAAGCCACAACTTTAATGGAAGTAAAAAGCCTTTTTGAAACCTTAAAAGTAGAACTTGAAGCTACGGTTGTTAAATAA
- a CDS encoding winged helix-turn-helix transcriptional regulator gives MTAIKETSTIQENKQYALEKCPVTFVMEKIGGYWKPIILYHLSTGDKRYSELKRAIPTVTEKMLIQHLKQLEADGLVIREAKPVVPPFVTYRLSTAGEGLLPVIDAMASWAFKVKDGVYSVK, from the coding sequence ATGACAGCAATTAAAGAAACATCGACAATTCAGGAAAATAAGCAGTATGCCTTAGAAAAATGCCCCGTAACATTTGTAATGGAAAAAATAGGAGGGTATTGGAAACCTATAATTCTATATCATTTATCAACTGGCGATAAACGTTACAGCGAATTAAAAAGGGCAATTCCGACTGTAACCGAGAAAATGCTCATTCAGCATTTAAAACAATTAGAAGCAGATGGTTTGGTAATAAGAGAAGCAAAACCTGTTGTTCCGCCTTTTGTAACTTACAGACTCAGCACTGCCGGTGAAGGTTTGCTTCCTGTTATTGATGCTATGGCTTCGTGGGCTTTTAAGGTGAAAGACGGGGTTTATTCGGTGAAATGA
- a CDS encoding SDR family oxidoreductase: MKIIVSGSLGNIGKPLTEKLLGAGHDVTVISSDLNKKAAIENLGAKAAIGSVSDSTFLTETLKGADALFAMTPPNLGGQNVIANTTEAGNAFAKAIAATNIKRIVMLSSIGADLPTGNGPIAGLYNIEKLYNELNTSITFLRAGYFYTNFYNDVPMIKRAGIMGGNFPSDAKIPLVHPADIAQAAAEELEKNPSGKNIRYIISDVRTPGDLAKVLGTAIDKSDLPWIEFTDEQSLQGMAQAGIPEEIAKLYTEMGTGLRNGKIAEDFLKSNLSVDGKTKLGDFAKEFASKF, from the coding sequence ATGAAAATTATAGTATCAGGTTCTTTAGGGAACATCGGAAAACCTTTAACAGAAAAACTTTTAGGTGCAGGACACGACGTTACAGTAATCAGCAGTGATTTAAACAAAAAAGCAGCAATCGAAAATTTAGGTGCCAAAGCAGCGATTGGTTCAGTAAGCGACAGTACGTTTTTAACCGAAACATTAAAAGGTGCCGACGCTCTTTTTGCCATGACTCCGCCAAATTTGGGAGGCCAGAATGTAATTGCAAATACTACCGAAGCAGGAAACGCTTTCGCGAAAGCTATAGCAGCAACCAACATAAAACGTATTGTGATGTTAAGCAGTATTGGAGCTGATTTACCAACCGGAAATGGTCCAATTGCCGGACTTTACAATATCGAAAAATTGTACAACGAACTAAACACGTCAATTACATTTTTAAGAGCGGGCTATTTTTATACCAATTTTTATAATGATGTTCCGATGATTAAAAGAGCTGGAATTATGGGCGGAAATTTCCCTTCGGATGCAAAAATACCTTTAGTTCACCCAGCAGATATTGCTCAGGCTGCAGCCGAAGAATTAGAAAAAAATCCATCTGGAAAAAACATCCGTTATATTATCAGTGATGTTCGTACACCGGGAGATTTAGCTAAAGTTTTAGGAACTGCAATTGATAAATCTGATTTACCGTGGATTGAATTTACAGACGAACAATCACTTCAAGGAATGGCACAAGCCGGAATTCCTGAAGAAATAGCTAAATTGTATACTGAAATGGGAACAGGTTTACGCAATGGAAAAATTGCCGAAGATTTCTTAAAAAGCAATTTGTCTGTTGATGGAAAAACAAAACTGGGAGATTTTGCAAAAGAATTTGCCTCAAAATTCTAA
- a CDS encoding TolC family protein produces the protein MEKTKNKLKYVVRLFSLLFLFGFSTSYGQDFNKEELSYSEFLGYVKKYHPLVKQANLEISNAQAALMAARGGFDPKIEVDYSKKEFKGTEYYSLLNSSFKIPTWYGIEIKAGFDDTDGQYYNPQNRTPEAGLTSLGISVALGQGMFINQRMADVREGKLQLKLSDAQRKLKAIEVLYKASEAYFEWRKSYNEAELYKRYLGFASTRFQGVKKLIELGDAPAIDSVEAGITVRNRELNVENGNLKLAKAQLYLSNYLWIENVPVELGEMVKPEENLILTLEGTLKTDAMMVDVESLESHPKIQALETKMDMLEIGRKLKANSLLPKLNVGYNYISEPAYFDSFNADDYKFNVDFSIPIFLRKERGSLKIAKLKIQDLKFDIEQQRLELKNKIKAQQTEIASLKRQKRVIDNLVKDYTTMLNSEEKLFSFGESSIFLINSRENNLVSAKLSQIGIENQFYISNAELYKILANPD, from the coding sequence ATGGAAAAGACAAAAAATAAATTGAAATACGTTGTACGACTGTTTTCTCTCTTATTTTTATTCGGTTTTTCGACTTCTTATGGTCAGGATTTTAATAAAGAGGAACTTAGTTACAGCGAGTTTTTAGGATATGTAAAAAAATACCATCCGCTGGTAAAACAGGCTAATCTGGAAATAAGCAATGCTCAGGCGGCGCTTATGGCTGCGCGTGGTGGATTTGATCCGAAAATTGAAGTAGATTACAGTAAAAAAGAATTTAAAGGAACCGAATATTATTCATTACTAAACAGCAGTTTCAAAATCCCGACCTGGTACGGAATTGAAATTAAAGCGGGTTTTGATGATACAGACGGACAATATTACAATCCGCAGAATCGTACGCCGGAAGCCGGATTGACTTCTCTGGGAATCAGTGTTGCACTGGGACAGGGAATGTTTATCAATCAGCGTATGGCTGATGTCAGGGAAGGAAAACTGCAGTTGAAATTAAGCGATGCACAAAGAAAACTAAAAGCAATTGAAGTTTTGTACAAAGCGAGTGAAGCGTATTTTGAGTGGAGAAAAAGCTACAATGAAGCTGAACTTTATAAAAGGTATTTAGGTTTTGCAAGCACTCGTTTTCAGGGTGTAAAAAAACTGATAGAGCTTGGCGATGCGCCTGCAATTGACAGTGTTGAAGCCGGAATTACAGTTAGAAACCGTGAATTAAACGTTGAAAACGGAAATTTGAAACTGGCAAAAGCGCAATTGTATCTGTCTAATTATTTATGGATTGAAAACGTTCCGGTTGAATTGGGAGAAATGGTAAAACCCGAAGAAAACTTAATTCTTACGCTTGAAGGAACACTAAAAACAGATGCTATGATGGTTGATGTTGAAAGTTTAGAATCTCACCCTAAAATTCAGGCTCTGGAAACTAAAATGGACATGCTTGAAATTGGCAGAAAACTAAAAGCAAATTCATTGCTTCCAAAATTAAATGTAGGCTATAATTACATTTCAGAACCTGCTTATTTTGATTCTTTTAATGCTGATGATTATAAGTTTAATGTAGATTTTAGTATTCCAATTTTCCTGAGAAAGGAGAGAGGTAGCCTTAAAATAGCCAAACTTAAAATTCAGGATTTAAAGTTTGATATTGAACAGCAGCGGCTTGAACTGAAAAATAAAATTAAAGCACAGCAGACTGAAATTGCCTCTTTAAAAAGACAAAAAAGAGTGATTGATAATCTGGTAAAAGATTATACGACTATGCTTAATTCTGAAGAAAAATTATTCTCTTTTGGAGAAAGTTCCATATTCCTGATTAATTCAAGAGAAAATAATCTGGTGAGCGCCAAGTTATCTCAGATAGGAATAGAGAATCAGTTTTATATTTCAAATGCCGAATTGTATAAGATTCTGGCAAATCCGGATTAA
- a CDS encoding HlyD family secretion protein: MLNISKDNNILITPGKYKSITSVAKRPHYQILNRVIIGFLIFSVACLFLPWTQNISGSGSVTTLKPDQRPQTVHNAIAGRIEKWYVQEGDYVKKGDTIVFISEVKEDYLDPNLVNNTKQQVDAKKMAVESYGDKVNSLDVQAQSLNTERELKLQQAQNKIKQAQLKIKSDSMDLEAVKTQLRIAKTQFDRSTALNKEGLKPLTDVEQKRLKLQESEAYIITQQNKLLSSKNELINARVEINRITAEYSEKISKSRSDKFTALSTQYDTEAQVNKLENQYTNYRLRNGLYYITAPQSGYVNRALLAGLGETIKEGTPIVSIMPSSYDIAVETYVDPIDLPLVHRGAKVRVWFDGWPRIVFSGWPGLSYGTYGGKIVAIENFISANGKYRVLISPDGVDNKWPKELSIGAGAQSIALLETVSVWYEIWRNLNGFPPNYYKADEKDAKNGKDKK; this comes from the coding sequence ATGCTCAATATATCTAAAGATAATAATATACTTATAACTCCAGGCAAATACAAGTCGATTACAAGTGTTGCCAAGAGACCGCATTATCAAATTTTAAACAGGGTAATTATTGGATTTCTGATATTTTCAGTTGCCTGTCTGTTCCTGCCGTGGACTCAGAATATTTCGGGAAGCGGTTCAGTTACTACTTTAAAACCAGACCAAAGACCGCAGACAGTACATAATGCAATTGCCGGACGTATCGAAAAATGGTATGTTCAGGAAGGTGATTATGTAAAGAAAGGCGATACAATCGTTTTTATTTCTGAGGTAAAAGAAGATTACTTAGATCCTAATTTGGTTAACAATACCAAACAGCAGGTCGATGCCAAAAAAATGGCTGTTGAATCTTATGGAGACAAAGTAAACTCTCTTGATGTACAGGCTCAGTCGCTTAATACAGAAAGAGAGCTGAAACTGCAGCAGGCTCAAAATAAAATTAAACAAGCCCAGCTGAAAATTAAAAGTGACAGCATGGATCTTGAAGCGGTAAAAACGCAGTTAAGAATTGCTAAAACGCAGTTTGACCGTTCTACAGCGCTTAATAAAGAAGGTTTAAAGCCGCTTACAGATGTGGAGCAGAAAAGATTAAAACTTCAGGAATCTGAAGCTTATATCATTACACAGCAAAATAAACTATTAAGCAGTAAAAACGAATTGATTAATGCCAGAGTTGAAATTAATCGTATCACGGCTGAATATTCTGAAAAGATTTCGAAATCAAGAAGTGATAAATTTACCGCTTTAAGTACACAATACGATACAGAAGCCCAGGTAAATAAACTGGAAAACCAGTATACAAATTATAGATTAAGAAACGGTTTGTACTATATTACAGCGCCGCAAAGCGGTTATGTAAACCGTGCTTTACTGGCTGGTCTTGGAGAAACTATTAAAGAAGGAACTCCAATTGTGAGTATTATGCCGTCTAGTTATGATATTGCCGTTGAAACTTATGTTGATCCTATCGATCTTCCGCTGGTTCACCGCGGTGCAAAAGTGAGAGTTTGGTTTGACGGATGGCCGAGAATTGTTTTCTCTGGATGGCCGGGATTATCATACGGAACGTATGGCGGTAAAATTGTGGCAATTGAAAACTTTATCAGTGCCAATGGAAAATACAGAGTCCTGATTTCACCAGATGGTGTAGATAATAAATGGCCAAAAGAACTAAGTATTGGAGCAGGAGCGCAAAGTATTGCTCTGCTTGAAACAGTTTCTGTTTGGTATGAAATATGGCGTAACCTAAATGGTTTCCCTCCAAATTATTATAAAGCAGACGAAAAAGACGCAAAAAATGGAAAAGACAAAAAATAA
- a CDS encoding peptidase domain-containing ABC transporter, translating to MTPLQRFYNLLRLDKRDVYQIIFYAAFAGLVNLSLPLGIQAIINFIQSGQLSVSWIVLVILVTIGVGFGGILTILQLRIVENLQQRIFVRSSFEFAYRMPLIKFKEMYSEYAPEKANRFFDTLMVQKGTAKLLLDFCTAFLQVGLGIILLVLYHSFFMVIGLLFIAILYIIFKFSYRDGLETSLNESKFKYKVAAWLQEIARNRESFRRKGGFEYALERNDGYVSQYVNYREKHFQVMKKQYIQLTIFKVIVTAALLSIGGFLVIHHQMNIGQFVAAEIVIVLLINSVEKIIFGLESFYDVLTSVEKIGQVTDMETSCIPNTSDVSDTGINIETESVAYNYPEHNKKSLKNINLKISQGEKIILRGTNGAGKSTLLRLLAGLLEPESGAMYVTDNYMNRLDEDTYRAQAGTFLQGDTLFAGTIRENILFGNETLNNDDLKWALDNVGLTPDIKTFPNGLEHQIHPGGRELSASDVQKILLARSIVNKPNILFLEDPVDKMDELTSGKIVDFLLSEENDWTVIVTSKNDMWKNKCGRMITIDDGKIINDIKL from the coding sequence ATGACACCATTACAACGTTTTTACAACTTACTCAGACTGGATAAGCGCGATGTATATCAAATTATATTTTATGCTGCTTTTGCCGGTTTGGTCAACCTCTCACTTCCTTTAGGAATACAGGCGATTATTAATTTTATTCAAAGCGGACAACTGAGTGTTTCCTGGATTGTTTTAGTAATTCTGGTTACTATTGGTGTAGGTTTTGGCGGTATCTTAACCATTTTACAGCTTAGAATAGTTGAGAATTTGCAGCAGCGAATTTTCGTTCGTTCGTCTTTTGAATTTGCGTACAGAATGCCTTTAATTAAATTTAAAGAAATGTATTCTGAATATGCACCCGAAAAAGCAAACCGTTTCTTTGATACTTTAATGGTTCAAAAAGGAACAGCAAAACTATTACTGGACTTTTGTACGGCATTCCTGCAGGTTGGTCTGGGGATTATTTTACTAGTTTTGTACCATTCTTTCTTCATGGTAATAGGCCTTTTGTTTATTGCGATTTTGTATATCATTTTTAAATTTTCGTACAGGGACGGACTTGAAACGAGTCTTAACGAATCGAAGTTTAAATATAAAGTAGCAGCATGGCTTCAGGAAATTGCACGCAACCGGGAAAGCTTCCGCAGAAAGGGAGGTTTTGAATATGCATTAGAAAGAAATGACGGTTATGTTAGTCAATATGTCAATTACCGTGAAAAACACTTTCAGGTAATGAAAAAGCAATATATTCAGCTTACTATATTTAAAGTAATTGTTACAGCTGCCTTATTGTCGATTGGTGGTTTTCTGGTAATTCACCATCAAATGAACATTGGGCAGTTTGTGGCAGCTGAAATTGTAATTGTACTTTTAATCAATTCTGTAGAAAAAATAATCTTTGGTCTGGAATCTTTTTATGATGTACTAACCTCTGTAGAAAAAATTGGACAGGTTACAGATATGGAAACTTCATGTATCCCAAACACATCAGATGTAAGTGATACTGGTATTAATATAGAAACCGAAAGTGTAGCTTACAATTATCCGGAGCACAATAAAAAATCTCTTAAAAATATTAACTTGAAAATCTCTCAGGGAGAAAAAATTATTTTAAGAGGAACAAACGGTGCAGGAAAAAGTACATTATTGCGATTACTGGCAGGATTACTTGAACCGGAAAGCGGTGCAATGTATGTTACAGACAATTACATGAACCGTCTGGATGAAGATACTTACAGAGCGCAGGCGGGAACTTTTTTACAAGGCGACACGCTGTTTGCGGGAACGATTAGAGAAAATATTCTTTTTGGAAACGAAACACTTAATAATGACGATTTAAAATGGGCTTTAGACAACGTTGGTTTAACGCCTGATATTAAAACTTTCCCGAACGGACTGGAACATCAGATTCATCCGGGCGGACGTGAACTTTCGGCTTCTGATGTTCAAAAAATTCTTTTGGCAAGAAGCATCGTGAACAAACCTAATATATTATTCCTTGAAGATCCGGTTGATAAAATGGATGAATTGACTTCTGGTAAAATTGTTGATTTTTTACTTTCTGAAGAAAATGACTGGACGGTAATTGTTACTTCTAAAAATGACATGTGGAAGAACAAATGCGGCCGTATGATAACGATTGACGATGGAAAAATTATTAACGACATAAAGCTATAA
- a CDS encoding DoxX family protein produces the protein MRKNNDFGLLILRIAVGLLMLLHGIGKLGGGLEFISGMLEGKGIPGFIAYGVLIGEILAPILIIIGFRTRIGALLLAVNCLAAVLLVHSADIAKLSDTGGWAIELVGLYFFGALALFFTGGGSLAASKNNKWD, from the coding sequence ATGAGAAAAAACAACGATTTTGGTCTGCTGATACTTCGTATTGCAGTAGGACTTTTGATGCTTCTTCACGGTATTGGAAAACTTGGCGGCGGTTTAGAATTTATAAGCGGCATGCTTGAAGGAAAAGGAATTCCGGGTTTCATTGCTTATGGAGTTTTAATAGGCGAAATTTTAGCACCTATTTTAATTATAATTGGTTTTAGAACCAGAATCGGAGCTTTACTTTTGGCAGTTAACTGTTTAGCCGCTGTTCTGTTAGTTCATTCTGCAGATATAGCTAAATTAAGTGATACCGGAGGCTGGGCAATAGAGCTCGTTGGATTATACTTTTTTGGTGCGCTTGCTTTATTTTTTACAGGCGGAGGAAGTCTGGCGGCTTCAAAAAACAACAAATGGGATTAA
- a CDS encoding TetR/AcrR family transcriptional regulator produces MRTRDTNKEEIVKQKTIEMIVKHGIEGFAMNRLAKECGISVATLYIYYTDKEDLIKKVGTELGTYFFKSSLKDFSPDMPFAEGLAKQWENRSSFMMENTDKIACWEILQNSNYGEDIIKESLADFKVIMMQFLQGAIERKEIVPVSKEVFWSIAYGPLYNLLRFHEKGRGLGGNTPFTLTKEVQKETLSLIIKALTP; encoded by the coding sequence TTGAGAACGAGAGATACTAATAAAGAAGAAATAGTCAAACAGAAAACCATTGAAATGATTGTAAAGCATGGCATCGAGGGCTTTGCGATGAATCGATTAGCAAAAGAATGTGGTATATCTGTAGCGACTCTTTATATTTATTATACTGATAAAGAAGATTTGATCAAAAAAGTGGGAACCGAACTGGGCACTTATTTTTTTAAAAGTTCTTTAAAAGATTTTTCTCCTGACATGCCTTTTGCAGAAGGTCTTGCCAAACAATGGGAAAACCGTTCGTCGTTTATGATGGAAAACACAGATAAAATTGCCTGCTGGGAAATTCTTCAAAACTCTAATTATGGCGAAGATATAATTAAAGAAAGCCTGGCTGATTTTAAGGTAATCATGATGCAGTTTCTGCAGGGAGCTATCGAAAGAAAAGAGATTGTTCCTGTTTCTAAAGAAGTTTTCTGGAGTATCGCTTACGGGCCTTTATACAATTTACTTCGTTTTCATGAAAAAGGAAGAGGACTTGGTGGTAACACGCCTTTCACGTTAACAAAAGAAGTCCAAAAAGAAACATTAAGCTTAATAATTAAAGCATTAACACCTTAA
- a CDS encoding MFS transporter → MNENQTQKPSFNGYQKLVIFLLAITQFTVVLDFMVMSPLGDIMMKTLKITASQFGVAVSAYAFSAGVSGLLTAGFADKFDRKKLLLFFYIGFTIGTLFCALAPNFFLLVAARIFTGLFGGVIGSISLAIVADLFSLQQRGKVMGFIQMGFGVSQVLGIPIGLYIANAWGWHVPFLWIAAMAAIITIILYAKLQPITEHLKLKQEKTAIMHLVHTISKKNYQIGFLSTALLSIGGFMMMPFGSAFAINNLKVTNEELPLLFMITGIATLFTMPFIGKLSDKVNKFKIFAFATVSAVILINIYSHFGPTPFWIVLVINVFMMATIMSRMVPSTTLTSAVPDPQDRGAFMSINSSLQQMAGGFGAVIAGLIIYQKDSYAPLEHYDILAMVASAIMLLTIYLVFKVSKIVESKPNKF, encoded by the coding sequence ATGAACGAAAATCAAACTCAGAAACCCAGTTTTAACGGCTATCAAAAACTGGTTATATTTTTATTAGCCATTACACAATTTACTGTTGTATTAGATTTCATGGTAATGTCGCCTCTTGGAGATATTATGATGAAGACTTTAAAAATCACGGCCTCACAATTTGGTGTTGCCGTTTCTGCTTATGCTTTCAGCGCCGGAGTCTCTGGTTTGCTTACTGCAGGTTTTGCAGATAAATTTGACCGAAAAAAACTGCTGCTTTTCTTTTACATCGGTTTTACTATAGGAACTTTATTTTGTGCTTTGGCACCTAACTTTTTCCTTTTAGTTGCCGCAAGAATCTTTACCGGATTATTTGGCGGTGTAATTGGTTCTATTTCTCTTGCTATTGTTGCTGATTTATTCAGCTTACAGCAGAGAGGAAAAGTTATGGGATTTATTCAAATGGGATTTGGTGTAAGCCAGGTTCTTGGAATCCCGATTGGTTTATACATTGCAAATGCATGGGGATGGCACGTACCTTTTTTATGGATTGCAGCAATGGCGGCTATAATCACAATCATTCTTTATGCTAAATTACAGCCTATTACAGAGCACTTGAAATTAAAACAAGAAAAAACAGCAATTATGCATTTAGTGCATACCATTTCAAAAAAGAATTATCAAATTGGTTTTCTGTCTACTGCCCTGCTTTCTATTGGCGGCTTTATGATGATGCCTTTTGGAAGCGCTTTTGCCATTAACAACCTTAAAGTTACGAATGAAGAATTGCCTTTGTTATTCATGATTACAGGAATCGCTACTCTATTTACCATGCCTTTTATTGGTAAACTGAGTGACAAGGTAAATAAATTTAAAATCTTTGCTTTTGCAACCGTATCTGCTGTGATTTTAATTAATATTTACTCTCATTTTGGTCCTACGCCTTTCTGGATTGTTTTGGTTATAAATGTATTTATGATGGCAACTATCATGAGCAGAATGGTTCCGTCGACAACCTTAACTTCTGCTGTTCCGGATCCGCAGGATCGTGGTGCGTTTATGAGTATTAACTCCTCTTTACAGCAAATGGCCGGAGGTTTTGGTGCTGTAATTGCCGGATTAATTATCTATCAAAAAGACAGTTATGCACCGCTGGAACATTATGATATTTTAGCAATGGTAGCTTCTGCCATTATGTTACTTACGATTTACTTAGTATTTAAAGTGAGTAAGATTGTGGAAAGCAAACCAAATAAATTCTAA